The Dehalococcoidia bacterium region GTCATGCGCGATGCCGCGGACTTTGTTGGTCGGCTCCATCGAGGCGGCTCCGTGAATCAGGGTGCCCGGCTCATCGCTGAAGCTGGAAGCGACGAGGATGGGCAGGTCGTAGAGCTGGCCCAGCTCGACGGCGCGCGGATGCATGATCTGCGCCCCCTGACTGGCCAGTTCCAGCATCTCTTCGTAGCCGATGTCGCGCAGCTTGCGGGCACGCGGCTCCACGCGCGGGTCGGTGGTGTAGACGCCGTCGACGTCGGTGAAGCGTTCGCAGCGCTCGGCTTTGAGCGCCACCGCCAGGGCCACGGCCGTCGTGTCTGAGCCGCCGCGGCCAAGCGTCGTCACGTCCAGCTCGGCCGTTACGCCCTGAAAGCCGGCGATGATCACCACGCGGCCGCGCTCAAGCTCGTCGAGCACGCGGCGCGGGTCAATGTTGAGAATGCGCGCCTTGCTGTGCACCGCGTCGGTCTGAATGCCCGTCTGCAGCCCTGTGAGCGAGACCGCGTCCTGGTTGAGTTCGTGCAACGCCATCGCCAGCAGGGCGCTGCTGGCGATCTCGCCCGTGGAAAGCAGCATGTCCAGCTCGCGGGCGCGGGGATGCGGCGTGATCTGGCGGGCAAGTGCAATCAGGTCGTCGGTCGCGTCGCCCATGGCCGAGACGACGACGACGAGATCGTTGCCCTCGCGCGCCCGCCGGGCCACGCGCTCCGCCACGTTGCGGATGCGTGCCGCATCGGCGACGGAGCTGCCGCCGTACTTCTGCACGATAATCGGCTGCGCGGTGCTCACTCGATCGCCCCGTCATACCCGTCATAGATGATCTCAGCGCCGCGGGTGCGCGGCCGCGTGCAAAGATACCGCCCGGCTGTGCTGTGCCGTGCCGCCGCGCTCACCATCGCCTCTCCGATACGCGTACTGGCGCCGCTGGTGAAGGCCAGCACGGCCGAGCCGCCGCCGGAGAGGTACGCGCCCCAGGCCCCGGCGCCGAGCGCGGCGTCGATCACATCGTAGAGGGCGGGGAAGAAGCGTGAGCGTGCCGACTGGTGCAGTACGTCTTGCGTGGCGACGCGCAGGAGGTCCAGCCGACCGGCGGCCATGGCCGCGACGAGCAGCGTGGCGCGGCCGATGTTATGCACCGCCTCCTGGCGCGAGACGGCGGCCGGCAGATGCTTGCGCGTCTCCGTCGTGGGCATCTCCAACTCGGGGATCAGCAGCACCGCCTCGAGCTCTTGCGGGACCGGCACCTGCACGCGCGTGAGCTCGCCCTCGTCCCAAACGACGACCTGGAAGCCGCCGAACAGCGCGGGCACGACGTTGTCGGCGTGCCCTTCCAGCTCCGCGGCCAGCAACGCGAGCTGATCGACGCCCAACGGCCCGCCGAGCAGGGTGTTGGCGGCGACCACGGCGCCGGCGCGCAGCACGGCGCTGGCGCCCAGGCCGCGGCCGACCGGAATCTCACCCGCATACGCAGCCTGCAGGTTGACGCGCTGCGGCGCATCTGCACGCGAAAAGACGGCACGCGCGGCAGCAAGGGCGATCTGCTCGGCCCGGCTGCTGGGAACCGGTGCGGGGTGGTCGAGCAGGGCGATGGTGACATCGCCGGTCAGGTCAAGCGCGATGCCCATGGCGTCGAAGCCTGGGCCGAGGTTGGCGCTGGTGGCTGGTACGCGTACGGTGACCGAACGGCCGCCGGCCAATCCCCCAACTCCAGCCATCGACGCCGCTTCCTTCGCGCGGGACCACGCGCCGCGGATCGTACCATCGGCGGTATTGACGCTCAAGGCGACGTTGCGCACGCCGGAACTGAAAGCCGATTGTCCGGCGCTCGACCGCCTGAAGCGCTTGATCGCGACGCCCAGGCGCGTTATGACTAGCCACGGCGCGGATTGCACAAAGAACGAATGCTTTCTTGACGCCATGCAAGCAGTCTGATATACGGACAGCAGTGCCCAGGGTTTTCGGGTGCGCACACGAACAGAGAGTCGCAGGAGGAATCGAGTGATCGAATCACGGATCCGCCGCGTCCGGCCGGGACGGCGGGCGCTGGCGCTGTTCGCTAGCGTGGTGCTCGTCGGCGGCCTTGCCGGTGGCATCGCCTCGCACACGGGAACGGCGCACGCGCAGGGCACGCCGACTCCCGCCGCGGGTGGGCCGCCGCCCCCGCCGCCGCCACCACCGCCCGCGGCGCCGTCCGCTCCGCGCGCAACCCCTGCCGCGCCCCCCGCGCCGCCGGCGCCGCCGCGTCCGGCCGCTTCGCCGACGCCGCCGCGTCCTGCAGCGACCGCGAAGCCCCAGGCTCCTGTCGCGCCCGCCGCGCAGAAGCCGCCGGCAGCCGCGCCCGCCGCGCAGAAGCCGGTCGTCGCCGCAGCACCCGTCCTGCCGAACACGGGCACGGGCAGCACCAACCACTCGAGCAGCCCGCTTGCGGCGCTGGCCGCGGTGTTCGGCGGCCTGACGCTGCTCGGCAGTTCCCTGGCACTGCGGCTCTGCAGCCGCAAGGGGTAGTTCGAACCCGCAATTTCACCCGAAGACCGCTGTGAGGGGCCGTGTGTCGCACGGCCCCTCCTCGCGTTCCCAACACCGGAAAGCGACGCTCAAGATCGCCGAGCGGACGATGCCCGGTCGGCCAGCAGCTCGGCACACGCGACTCCCCAGGCCCCGCTCGACGTGCGATCCTCCACCGACCAGCATGCCGAAAGCATCGCCTGCGCGAAGGCCCAGCGGCGGATACGCTCGGCGTCCAGCCCCAACTCCTCGGCGAAGATACCGATCCTTCGCCGCAGCAGCCGACCCGCCGATGGCGTGCGCAAGAGATCGGGCCGCCAGTTGCGTAGAAACGCGCCGGTCTCATACGCGGGCTCGCCGATCACCCCCTTCGGATCGATCGCGAGCCACGGCCGGCGCTCGGCCGCGAGGATGTTGCCGTGGTGCAGGTCGCCGTGCAACAACACGACCGGCGCCATGCTGGCGGCCAGCTCGGCAAAGGTACGCTCGGCCGCGTCGAACAGCCGCGGCGGCAGGGGACCGCTGGAGCCGCCGCACCGCGCCCGGTGGCGACCAAAGCCGCCTCCCCAGTCGATCACGCTGGGGAACGCGTGCGCGTCCGGCGCGGGCCGCCAGAGCTGCCGCATCACCCGCGCGGCGATGCGCGTGGCGGCTTCGTCGTCGGTGAGCGTGTGCAGCGGCGTGCCGGGGCGCAGCCGCTCGATCAGCAGCGCGCCCTCGGCTTCGTCGGCGCCGAGCAGCAGCGCTGCGCCGCGGCCGTGCCAGTGGCGCAGCGCCGCGATCTCGGCGCGCAGCCCCCGTCCCGGAAGGCCAGCCTTGAGGATCGCCTCGGAGCCGTCGGCGCGGCGCACCAGCAGAACGAGGTTGAAGGAGATCTCGCCCGCCGGCTCTCCGACGGTCAAGCCCCAGCGCTCGGCGCAGCGCCGCACGATTTCGGGCAGCCGCTCCAACCAGGCGCGGCCGGACTCGCCGTAGATGCCGATCATCTTCTGGGCGAGCGCTGCGGGCGGCGTCGGGCTCACCGCCGCGTGTTGCGTCGCCGGCGTGCTGGGCCTTCAGGCATGGGCGCCGACCGCGGCGCGCAGATCCTGCGCCTTGTCCGTGCGCTCCCAGGGCAGATCGATGTCGGTGCGGCCAAAATGGCCGTAGGCCGCCGTCTGGCGGTAGATCGGCCGCAGCAGGTCGAGCTTGGCGATGATCGCCGCCGGGCGCAGGTCGAAGTGCTGCTTGACCAGCTCGAGGATCTTGTCCTCGTCGATGCGGTTAGTGCCAAAGGTCTCGATCGCCAGCGAGGTCGGCTCCGCCTTGCCGATCGCGTAACTGACCTGGATCTCGCAGCGTTCCGCCAGTTCGGCTGCGACGACGTTCTTAGCAACGTAGCGCGCCGCGTAGGCGGCCGAACGGTCCACCTTGGACGGATCTTTGCCGGAGAAGGCGCCGCCGCCGTGGCGGGCGATGCCGCCGTAGGTGTCCACGATGATCTTGCGGCCGGTCAAGCCCGCGTCGCCCATCGGCCCGCCGATGGCGAAGTTGCCCGAGGGGTTGACGTAGATCTTGGTGTCGGCGTCAAGCAGATCGGGGCTCACCTCCTCGATCACCGGCCGGATCACCTTTTCGGTGATTTCGCGCTCGATGTAGTCCTGCGGGGTGTTGGGGTCGTGTTGGGTGGAGATCACGACGGCGTCGACGCGGCGTGGTTTG contains the following coding sequences:
- a CDS encoding aspartate kinase — its product is MSTAQPIIVQKYGGSSVADAARIRNVAERVARRAREGNDLVVVVSAMGDATDDLIALARQITPHPRARELDMLLSTGEIASSALLAMALHELNQDAVSLTGLQTGIQTDAVHSKARILNIDPRRVLDELERGRVVIIAGFQGVTAELDVTTLGRGGSDTTAVALAVALKAERCERFTDVDGVYTTDPRVEPRARKLRDIGYEEMLELASQGAQIMHPRAVELGQLYDLPILVASSFSDEPGTLIHGAASMEPTNKVRGIAHDLDVAKITVRGVPDRPGIAAAIFGPLADAHISVDTIVQNASMENLTDLTFTVDKGDLRRALQLTQPVAGEIGAGGLVSDTRLGKISIVGTGMQNTPGYAALMFRTLYEAGINIQLITTSEIRITCIIGEDDVTTAVRALHRAFELESAE
- the thrB gene encoding homoserine kinase, giving the protein MAGVGGLAGGRSVTVRVPATSANLGPGFDAMGIALDLTGDVTIALLDHPAPVPSSRAEQIALAAARAVFSRADAPQRVNLQAAYAGEIPVGRGLGASAVLRAGAVVAANTLLGGPLGVDQLALLAAELEGHADNVVPALFGGFQVVVWDEGELTRVQVPVPQELEAVLLIPELEMPTTETRKHLPAAVSRQEAVHNIGRATLLVAAMAAGRLDLLRVATQDVLHQSARSRFFPALYDVIDAALGAGAWGAYLSGGGSAVLAFTSGASTRIGEAMVSAAARHSTAGRYLCTRPRTRGAEIIYDGYDGAIE
- a CDS encoding aminoglycoside phosphotransferase family protein: MSPTPPAALAQKMIGIYGESGRAWLERLPEIVRRCAERWGLTVGEPAGEISFNLVLLVRRADGSEAILKAGLPGRGLRAEIAALRHWHGRGAALLLGADEAEGALLIERLRPGTPLHTLTDDEAATRIAARVMRQLWRPAPDAHAFPSVIDWGGGFGRHRARCGGSSGPLPPRLFDAAERTFAELAASMAPVVLLHGDLHHGNILAAERRPWLAIDPKGVIGEPAYETGAFLRNWRPDLLRTPSAGRLLRRRIGIFAEELGLDAERIRRWAFAQAMLSACWSVEDRTSSGAWGVACAELLADRASSARRS
- the metK gene encoding methionine adenosyltransferase, which codes for MSTTFMNARSLLLTSESVTEGHPDKMCDQISDAVLDAILTQDTKAHVACETAATTGLVVVMGEITTDGWVDVQKIVRDTVTDIGYTSDEYGFNADTCGVVVALHGQSPDIAGGVNKSLEARRQAGEVDEFALQGAGDQGMMIGFACNETPEYMPLTIALAHRLTRRLTEARKDGTLQFLRPDGKSQVTIEYAYGKPRRVDAVVISTQHDPNTPQDYIEREITEKVIRPVIEEVSPDLLDADTKIYVNPSGNFAIGGPMGDAGLTGRKIIVDTYGGIARHGGGAFSGKDPSKVDRSAAYAARYVAKNVVAAELAERCEIQVSYAIGKAEPTSLAIETFGTNRIDEDKILELVKQHFDLRPAAIIAKLDLLRPIYRQTAAYGHFGRTDIDLPWERTDKAQDLRAAVGAHA